In Dermacentor variabilis isolate Ectoservices chromosome 11, ASM5094787v1, whole genome shotgun sequence, one genomic interval encodes:
- the LOC142563111 gene encoding uncharacterized protein LOC142563111: MGSCVSALSSVGGDRSRRERTFQVWNLDEQGAEVSPGKIEVNANDLVLYQRGRPPVRWPLRGLRRYGFDAHLFSFESGRRCPTGSGIYAFKCHRAEALFNALQECIQNSGAASAMTTTISSSATATDQQQPVPSSSVAPLTSQRNDIIFPPPISNGPTVDSSGYLEPISLGPLRPSTTTQSNAAAIATPTVTAQSLPQHVQHSYVNSCAQCGQPHPPPCVDINTNYAKLDDLLRQEAVVKQRDSNHFYVNVNPMPLGQQQQQHQQPPPSQTHSYANLSCPASPERAVPSSAAASSSTAAAAGLVNNGGLADEVNYVVLDLDHQSDSSTSAVSPVATAAPVVGTSAVAPSGATAALAPPGSQPTSPIRTPEGYATIDFDRTAALSNSANPSAHHHDDSVRKTRHNSNAVPVLC; encoded by the exons GTGTGGAACCTGGACGAGCAGGGCGCCGAGGTGAGCCCAGGCAAGATCGAGGTGAACGCGAACGACCTGGTGCTATACCAGCGTGGCCGGCCACCCGTGCGGTGGCCCTTGCGCGGTCTGCGCCGCTACGGCTTCGACGCGCACCTCTTCTCCTTCGAGAGTGGCCGCCGTTGCCCCACGGGATCGGGCATCTACGCCTTCAAGTGCCACCGCGCAGAGGCGCTCTTCAACGCCCTGCAG GAGTGCATCCAGAACTCGGGCGCCGCGTCCGCCATGACGACGACCATCAGCAGTTCGGCAACGGCCACCGACCAGCAGCAGCCGGTGCCATCTTCCAGCGTGGCCCCGCTGACGAGCCAGAGGAACGACATCATCTTTCCCCCACCCATCAGCAACGGCCCCACAGTCGACTCGTCGGGCTACCTTGAACCCATCTCTCTGGGTCCCCTGCGTCCTTCCACAACTACGCAGTCAAACGCAGCCGCCATTGCCACGCCCACCGTGACGGCGCAGAGCCTGCCACAACACGTTCAGCATTCCTACGTCAACTCATGCGCCCAGTGTGGCCAGCCGCACCCGCCACCCTGCGTTGACATCAACACTAACTACGCCAAGCTGGATGACCTACTCAGACAGGAAGCAGTCGTCAAGCAGAGAGACAGCAACCACTTCTACGTCAACGTAAACCCCATGCCCTTgggtcagcagcagcagcagcaccaacaaCCGCCGCCATCGCAGACGCACTCGTACGCGAACCTGAGCTGTCCGGCGTCCCCCGAGCGCGCTGtgccatcatcagcagcagcgtcatcatcaacagcagcagcagctggcctCGTCAATAACGGCGGGTTGGCAGACGAAGTCAATTACGTGGTGCTCGACCTGGACCACCAGAGCGACTCAAGCACGAGTGCTGTGTCACCCGTGGCGACCGCAGCGCCCGTGGTAGGCACGTCGGCGGTGGCGCCAAGTGGCGCCACTGCGGCTCTGGCGCCACCGGGCTCGCAGCCCACGTCACCCATACGCACGCCCGAGGGCTACGCGACTATCGACTTCGACCGGACGGCCGCACTGTCCAACTCGGCCAACCCGAGTGCACACCACCACGACGACAGCGTGCGCAAGACTCGCCACAACAGCAACGCAGTGCCCGTGCTGTGCTGA